The following are encoded in a window of Diorhabda sublineata isolate icDioSubl1.1 chromosome 5, icDioSubl1.1, whole genome shotgun sequence genomic DNA:
- the LOC130444057 gene encoding uncharacterized protein LOC130444057, whose amino-acid sequence MLFSRILQVTKRKLTKVIIPVQQFSNLHIQKTPSSLPLLANVSSVYNPWIYQQNNNLNLPQNINSNVELPNCIKAILPKIEPIKRYIIEAPALDDTVKKEAVKMIVIRRKKMKKHKLRKLRKRMKFEWAKKRQRRELKKEKLFQAELIQQYKTAEKFSAEEYVTTKLKEFDQASELLAKNEASEIETRSSRKT is encoded by the exons atgttgTTTTCTAGAATTTTACAAGTAACTAAACGTAAATTAACTAAAG taataatacCTGttcaacaattttcaaatttacacaTTCAAAAGACACCCAGTTCTTTGCCACTATTAGCAAATGTTTCAAGTGTGTATAATCCTTGGATTtaccaacaaaataataatttaaatttgccccaaaatattaattcaaatgttGAATTACCAAATTGTATAAAAGCAATATTGCCAAAAATAGAACCTATTAAACGATATATAATTGAAGCCCCTGCCCTAGATGATACTGTTAAAAAAGAAGCAGTTAAAATGATAGTAATTAGaagaaagaagatgaaaaaacaCAAGTTGAGAAAATTAAGGAAAAGGATGAAGTTTGAATGGGCTAAA aaacgaCAACGAAGGGAactaaaaaaggaaaaacttttCCAAGCAGAGCTTATTCAGCAATATAAAACAGCAGAGAAATTTTCCGCAGAAGAATATGTGACTACAAAACTTAAAGAATTTGACCAGGCTAGTGAGTTATTGGCAAAAAATGAAGCATCTGAAATAGAAACAAGATCCAGTAGGAAAACATGA
- the LOC130443858 gene encoding TGF-beta-activated kinase 1 and MAP3K7-binding protein 1-like: protein MLCYFYTKLPITMESLKSPHSTYKNSQSWTDDLPVCKNTGIGFSTNQIYREDGSPQEEHGYEDCSCHFKFSDSFYWYAVFDGHEGKRAADYCCQRMTAEIYFSQLTENKSDEEVKELLNQAFLTVEKGYMQSLEDVLAERTSLMYDIPEGLSQYEAYQKVPHIVQNINKLNNELSSGTAAAIALIYNNKLYVANVGNCRVLLCQTDANSVLKVVQLSVDHDLKNEDELLRLTQIGINLNNLRKSTRLGNQENTRCLGNYNVKGGYKDFEDLAMAKQEPIISQPDIHGGIKLDESSRFLLLMSAGLYKSIEEATGTDQVNKYIAHCVVEQFREQATLTGVAQAVVDKAVRLHHDWYMSNFINHSGSPKREDITLVLRNFNYHLPNAITSPTTPSVTFNPNVSTNTVSDRYSSASSVSTGNNEKSNSTNITKTSDTSSIEDTRIDDGIGADQKIEAYVDFSDFYRNYNKGKLNGTLPDNF, encoded by the exons atgttatgttatttttatactaaactACCCATAACCATGGAGTCTCTTAAGTCTCCACATTCTACCTACAAAAACTCACAAAGCTGGACTGATGATTTACCAGTATGTAAAAACACAGGTATTGGATTTTCTACTAATCAAATTTATAGAGAAGATGGAAGTCCTCAAGAAGAGCATGGATATGAGGATTGCAGTTGTCATTTCAAATTTAGTGATTCTTTTTATTG gTATGCAGTTTTCGATGGTCATGAAGGCAAAAGAGCAGCTGATTACTGTTGCCAAAGAATGACAGCTGAAATATATTTCTCTCAACTCACAGAAAATAAATCAGACGAAGAAGTTAAAGAATTACTTAATCAAGCTTTTCTCACTGTTGAAAAAGGCTATATGCAAAGTTTAGAAGATGTATTAGCCGAGAGAACTAGTCTTATGTATGATATACCTGAAGGATTAAGTCAATATGAAGCTTATCAAAAAGTTCCCCATATAGTTcagaatattaacaaattaaataacGAATTATCATCAGGAACTGCTGCTGCGATAGctctaatttataataataaattgtatgtTGCAAATGTTGGAAATTGTAGAGTTTTATTATGTCAGACAGATGCAAATTCTGTACTTAAAGTAGTGCAATTAAGTGTAGATCatgatttgaaaaatgaagatgaGCTACTGAGACTGACACAGATTGGAATTAATTTGAACAACTTAAGAAAAA gtACAAGACTAGGGAATCAAGAAAACACCAGATGCTTAGGAAACTATAATGTGAAAGGTGGATACAAAGACTTTGAAGACTTAGCAATGGCTAAACAAGAACCTATAATTTCCCAACCAGATATACACGGAGGAATAAAATTAGATGAATCATCAAGATTTCTTCTACTGATGTCAGCCGGACTTTATAAATCTATTGAGGAAGCAACAGGAACGGATCAAGTTAATAAATACATAGCTCATTGTGTAGTTGAACAG TTTAGAGAACAAGCTACGTTGACTGGTGTAGCACAAGCAGTAGTTGATAAAGCAGTCCGCCTTCATCATGACTGGTATATGTCAAATTTCATCAatcactctggttctccaaaacGTGAGGATATTACATTGGTCCttagaaatttcaattatcaTTTACCAAATGCTATAACTTCCCCTACGACTCCATCTGTTACTTTTAATCCAAACGTTTCAACAAATACTGTTTCTGATAGATACAGTTCAGCTAGTAGTGTTAGTActggaaataatgaaaagagTAATAGCACCAACATTACCAAAACCAGTGATACTTCAAGTATTGAAGACACCAGAATAGATGACGGTATTGGAGCTGATCAAAAGATTGAAGCTTACGTTGACTTTTctgatttttatagaaattacaACAAGGGTAAACTGAATGGGACATTACCTGATAACTTTTAA